In Melanotaenia boesemani isolate fMelBoe1 chromosome 18, fMelBoe1.pri, whole genome shotgun sequence, the following proteins share a genomic window:
- the LOC121629210 gene encoding uncharacterized protein LOC121629210, whose product MDMDLGRVTLWRGTRSVNVRHMDLTLDNISRIFKLIPSTIYLIKDGGDVLLPSTTGYIDDDDLHRCEVCGDEERSEAVPVPPARQPAFTFMTRPSTSTGHAGPPTPRPAKLFTRNILLGRVERGSLTIDGASLIVEFSLADATIPAMSEKVRRELRSDMDINALFTRSFDEIKCFIQASFNSFSRGLAFWRQNARKVVAVPQLDFEELQRRKKRRSGVTEESHITNMEELVLAAEQLPAITKALQDLGQFARANKVSTIALTDEEVASVKATFKCVICRDPMRNPVASSCCRGLIGCQVCIDQWVAHEPSCPKCRDADFVTKMFEMTGMEETVQLLKDTIRD is encoded by the exons ATGGATATGGATCTCGGAAGAGTGACTTTGTGGCGTGGGACCCGCAGTGTTAATGTTCGGCACATGGACCTGACACTGGACAACATTTCCCGGATTTTTAAG CTGATCCCATCCACAATTTATCTAATAAAGGACGGTGGTGATGTCCTACTGCCCAGCACCACAGGCTACATCGATGATGATGACTTACATCGATGTGAGGTCTGTGGGGATGAGGAGCGGTCTGAAGCGGTTCCTG TTCCTCCTGCAAGACAGCCAGCCTTCACCTTTATGACAAGACCATCTACATCCACCGGACATGCTGGGCCCCCTACCCCACGTCCTGCCAAACTTTTCACCAG GAATATATTACTTGGAAGGGTGGAAAGAGGCAGCCTGACGATAGATGGTGCCTCACTCATTGTGGAGTTCAGCCTGGCTGATGCCACAATTCCAGCAATGTCTGAAAAAGTGAGGAGGGAGCTGAGGAGCGATATGGACATT AATGCCTTGTTCACTCGATCCTttgatgaaattaaatgttttattcaggcAAGCTTCAACTCTTTTTCAAGAG GCCTAGCCTTCTGGAGACAAAATGCCAGGAAGGTTGTTGCTGTCCCACAACTGGACTTTGAGGAGCtgcaaaggaggaagaagaggaggagtgg TGTCACAGAGGAGAGCCACATCACAAACATGGAGGAGCTGGTCCTGGCAGCAGAACAGCTGCCAGCAATCACCAAAGCCCTCCAAGACCTCGGACAATTTGCCAGGGCCAATAAAGTTAGCACAATAGCCTTGACGGATGAGGAGGTGGCATCAGTCAAGGCCACATTCAAATGCGTCATATGCAGAG ATCCAATGAGGAACCCTGTGGCAAGCTCATGCTGCCGTGGCCTGATAGGTTGCCAGGTGTGCATTGATCAATGGGTGGCCCATGAACCCAGCTGCCCAAAGTGCCGGGATGCAGACTTTGttacaaaaatgtttgaaatgacaGGCATGGAGGAGACTGTTCAGTTACTCAAAGACACTATTcgtgattga